In Camelus dromedarius isolate mCamDro1 chromosome 4, mCamDro1.pat, whole genome shotgun sequence, the following are encoded in one genomic region:
- the ERMN gene encoding ermin, whose translation MTDVPVTFSPVEYNGDTPPENGQQKITKITEEAADVDGAPSYSRVEPSLEDIPTGGNREKSEKLQGTILLNSSMDEKILKEKPEENLYIVHKAITDLSLQETIVDEMTFRGGHQWEKIPLRSSNQEISRQKGRIAEQPLEEREDEDLKTKTHQATEIEWLGFRKPSQVDVLYSKHDEEQEVWDEEINDDDNCKDDEDEVRVIEFKKKGEVGSQLKEEVDASEDSPLSSPSSQPVTPDEQPTFEKKSDISRNAYSRYNTISYRKIRKGNTKQRIDEFESMMHL comes from the exons ATGACAGATGTTCCAGTGACATTCAGTCCGGTTGAGTATAATGGAGATACACCACCTGAAAATGGTCAAcaaaaaatcactaaaatcaCTGAGGAAGCCGCTGATGTGGATGGTGCCCCATCATACAGCAGGGTGGAACCTAGTCTTGAAGATATACCCACCGGAGGAAATCgggagaaaagtgaaaaattacaagGGACCATACTGCTCAACTCATCTATGGATGAGAAGATTCTAAAAG aaaaaccAGAAGAGAATCTCTATATTGTTCATAAGGCTATCACAGATCTTTCTCTCCAAGAAACAATTGTTGATGAAATGACATTCAGAGGAG GGCATCAGTGGGAGAAGATTCCTTTGAGGAGTAGTAACCAAGAAATAAGTAGACAGAAAGGAAGAATTGCTGAACAACCTCtagaagagagagaagatgagGATCTGAAGACCAAAACTCATCAGGCAACTGAAATTGAATGGTTAGGATTCCGGAAACCTAGCCAAGTTGATGTGTTATATTCTAAGCATGATGAAGAGCAAGAAGTTTGGGATGAAGAaattaatgatgatgataattgcAAAGATGATGAAGATGAAGTTCGAGTaatagaatttaagaaaaaaggtgAAGTGGGTTCTCAATTAAAAGAGGAAGTTGATGCAAGTGAGGACTCCCCCCTGAGCAGCCCCAGTTCCCAACCTGTCACACCAGATGAGCAGCCAACCTTCGAGAAGAAGAGTGACATCTCCAGAAATGCTTATTCAAGATACAACACAATATCCTATCGGAAAATCAGAAAGGGGAACACCAAGCAAAGAATTGATGAATTCGAGTCTATGATGCATTTATAA